From Mus pahari chromosome 20, PAHARI_EIJ_v1.1, whole genome shotgun sequence, the proteins below share one genomic window:
- the Agt gene encoding angiotensinogen encodes MTPTGAGLKATIFCLLTWVSLTAGDRVYIHPFHLLYHNKNTCAQLENPSVETLPESTFEPVPIQAKTSPVDEKTLHDQLVLATEKLEDEDRERAAQVAMIANFVGFRMYKMLNEAGGVASGAILSPPALFGTLVSFYLGSLDPTASQLQTLLDVPVKEGECTSRLDGRKVLAALQAVQGLLVTQGGGSSQTPLLQSTVVGLFTAPGLRLKHSFVQSLALFTPALFPRSLDLSTDPVLATEKINRFIKAVTGWKMNLPLEGVSTDSTLLFNTYVHFQGTMRGFSQLAGVHEFWVDNSTSVSVPMISGTGNFQHWSDAQNNFSMTCVPLGESATLLLIQPRCISDLDRVEALAFRNDLLTWIENSSPRAIRLTLPQLEIQGSYNLQDLLAEDKLSILLGAEANLSNIGDTNPRVGEVLNSVLLELKAGEEGQPTESVQQPGSPEALDVTLSSPFLFAIYEQDSGTLHFLGRVNNPQSVV; translated from the exons ATGACTCCCACGGGGGCAGGCCTGAAGGCCACCATCTTCTGCCTCTTGACCTGGGTCAGCCTGACGGCTGGAGACCGCGTATACATCCACCCCTTCCATCTCCTCTACCATAACAAGAACACCTGCGCTCAGCTGGAGAACCCCAGTGTGGAGACACTCCCAGAGTCAACCTTTGAGCCTGTGCCCATTCAGGCCAAGACCTCCCCTGTGGATGAGAAGACCCTGCATGATCAGCTTGTGCTGGCCACCGAGAAGCTAGAGGATGAGGACCGAGAGCGGGCGGCCCAGGTTGCAATGATTGCCAACTTCGTGGGCTTCCGCATGTACAAGATGCTGAATGAGGCAGGAGGTGTGGCCAGTGGGGCCATCCTCTCGCCACCGGCTCTGTTCGGCACCCTGGTCTCTTTCTACCTTGGATCCTTAGATCCCACAGCCAGCCAGCTGCAGACGCTGCTGGACGTCCCTGTGAAGGAGGGAGAATGTACCTCCCGGCTGGATGGACGTAAGGTCCTCGCTGCCCTGCAGGCTGTTCAGGGCTTGCTGGTTACCCAGGGTGGGGGCAGCAGCCAGACACCCCTGTTACAGTCCACCGTGGTGGGGCTATTCACTGCCCCAGGCTTGAGACTAAAACACTCATTCGTTCAGAGCCTAGCTCTCTTTACCCCTGCCCTCTTCCCACGCTCTCTGGACTTATCCACGGACCCAGTTCTTGCcactgagaaaatcaacaggttTATAAAGGCTGTGACGGGGTGGAAGATGAACTTGCCACTGGAGGGGGTCAGCACAGACAGCACCCTACTTTTCAACACCTACGTTCACTTCCAAG GAACGATGAGAGGCTTCTCCCAGCTGGCTGGAGTCCATGAATTCTGGGTGGACAACAGCACCTCGGTGTCTGTGCCCATGATCTCGGGCACTGGCAACTTCCAGCACTGGAGTGACGCCCAGAACAACTTCTCCATGACGTGCGTGCCCCTAGGTGAGAGTGCCACCCTGCTGCTGATCCAGCCCCGCTGCATCTCAGATCTCGACAGGGTGGAGGCCCTCGCCTTCAGGAACGACCTCCTGACTTGGATAGAGAACTCGTCTCCTCG GGCCATCCGACTGACTCTGCCCCAGTTGGAAATTCAAGGATCCTACAACCTGCAGGACCTGCTGGCCGAGGACAAGCTGTCCATCCTTTTGGGTGCTGAGGCAAATCTGAGCAACATTGGTGACACCAACCCCCGAGTGGGAGAG GTTCTCAACAGCGTCCTCCTTGAGCTCAAAGCAGGAGAGGAAGGACAGCCGACAGAGTCTGTCCAGCAGCCTGGCTCGCCGGAGGCACTGGATGTGACCCTGAGCAGCCCCTTCCTGTTCGCCATCTACGAGCAGGACTCAGGCACGCTGCACTTTCTGGGCAGAGTGAATAACCCCCAGAGTGTGGTGTGA